A genome region from Cognatishimia activa includes the following:
- a CDS encoding LysR family transcriptional regulator produces MDNWDEIRTAYQVARLGTVSAAADVLGVHHATVIRHIDALEGRLGVKLFQRHARGYTATEAGEDLMRVGQATDDQFGQLEGRIKGRGSDVSGELVVTSLASIAPLLSPVLVEFQRDYPDLLIRYLTDARVFRLEYGEAHVAIRAGSVPQEPDNVVQRLGYLNVGLYASKSYVKEHGKPDGVEDFKNHRFVADDSLKTRAPFHKWLFEVSPRETHVFRGTDQLALENAVFAGAGIGFLPRFVGETRDDVVEVMEPLDDWHGNLWLVTHVDLHRTVKVQSFLTFLKDRAKHWI; encoded by the coding sequence ATGGACAATTGGGATGAAATCCGCACCGCCTATCAGGTTGCGCGTTTGGGCACCGTAAGCGCGGCGGCTGATGTACTGGGCGTGCACCACGCGACGGTTATTCGCCACATCGACGCGCTTGAGGGTCGTCTGGGCGTCAAACTCTTCCAGCGTCACGCACGTGGCTATACTGCGACCGAGGCTGGCGAAGATCTGATGCGGGTTGGTCAGGCGACCGACGATCAGTTCGGCCAGCTCGAAGGCCGCATCAAAGGACGCGGCAGTGATGTAAGCGGCGAATTGGTTGTGACCTCGCTGGCCAGCATCGCGCCATTGCTCAGTCCGGTCCTTGTCGAATTTCAACGAGACTATCCCGATCTGTTGATCCGCTATCTCACGGATGCCCGCGTGTTCCGCCTAGAATATGGCGAGGCGCATGTTGCGATCCGCGCGGGCTCGGTGCCGCAAGAGCCTGACAACGTTGTGCAAAGGCTGGGGTATCTGAACGTCGGGCTCTATGCGTCGAAATCCTATGTCAAAGAGCATGGCAAGCCGGACGGCGTTGAAGATTTCAAGAACCACCGCTTCGTGGCGGATGACAGCCTGAAAACCCGCGCGCCTTTCCATAAATGGCTCTTTGAGGTCTCGCCCCGCGAAACCCATGTGTTCCGAGGCACAGATCAATTGGCGCTCGAAAACGCGGTTTTCGCGGGGGCTGGTATTGGTTTCCTGCCACGCTTTGTTGGTGAAACCCGAGACGATGTGGTCGAGGTTATGGAGCCTCTGGATGATTGGCACGGCAACCTCTGGCTTGTGACACACGTGGATCTGCACCGAACCGTCAAAGTCCAGTCCTTCCTGACATTCCTTAAAGACCGCGCGAAACATTGGATCTAA
- a CDS encoding prolyl-tRNA synthetase associated domain-containing protein, producing the protein MDASSKFQDSLPISSDALLAQLDDWGIGYRLFHHVPLRTVADAKEVERDMMTPGETAFLTKNLYLRDRKKRNYLVTLDQDRDVDLKALGKALGVGGLSFGSADRLLENLGIRPGAVSPLSMVNGAKAGVTFILDPKAREADVLFFHPLVNDRTIAITLVELEVIFGHIGAEITWLPEL; encoded by the coding sequence ATGGATGCGTCTTCGAAATTTCAGGATAGTTTGCCGATAAGCTCGGATGCTCTGTTGGCGCAGCTTGACGATTGGGGCATCGGCTATCGCCTGTTTCATCACGTGCCCTTGCGGACAGTTGCCGACGCCAAAGAGGTCGAACGGGACATGATGACCCCGGGTGAGACAGCCTTTCTGACAAAGAATCTCTATCTGCGGGATCGCAAGAAACGCAACTATCTGGTGACGCTCGATCAGGACCGCGATGTGGACCTGAAGGCACTGGGCAAGGCCTTGGGCGTCGGGGGGCTGTCCTTTGGCTCTGCAGATCGTTTGCTGGAAAACCTTGGCATCCGCCCTGGGGCCGTCAGCCCTCTGTCCATGGTCAACGGGGCCAAGGCAGGCGTGACCTTTATTCTGGATCCCAAAGCGCGTGAGGCGGATGTGCTGTTCTTTCATCCGCTTGTGAATGATCGCACCATCGCGATCACTCTGGTCGAGCTAGAGGTGATCTTTGGCCATATCGGCGCAGAGATCACCTGGTTGCCCGAACTTTAA
- a CDS encoding sensor histidine kinase, protein MPRKTLNTSSSFRQGFGWAPIYVATSLIGILVAGAILYFVEQRNRSEYESEMRSKLQYELNKAALDLSLVFQRNADTIRAVSALISIEPDISFERFSEFSEKIFVDHNDFLQIAAAPDLVVDRVYPNTLADGLLGLDYRAPGNEELMGHVLRARKAQSVLFSGPVDLFHGGQGVIGHDVVYLEGANGEPQFWGSINLVIDYEEELHILGLDDVPYRLAIRGKDARGSHGAIFWGDRSTFAADPVFATVNLPVGSWVMAAAPTGGWHNYSASVTRFYGIVAGTTLIVILLLSAATRLVQLRIRAVAQMSSAINSIQDGFAYYNSDDRLVACNEKYRDFHGGASKLFTAGTRFEDILRSGVSRGHYAEAIGNEEEWLQNRLAQHRASEGAVDQKLDDGRWVRMSESRTPDGGTVGFLMDITELMNAKEEAERANLAKSEFLDVMSHELRTPLTVVLGGTPFLVKPELLPATQKVTARLASMGDEAAPIAKDVDTMLTSYKSLAGKVERSAKSLLTLINEVLDYSKIEAGRMKLAREMTYCDEIIEDVVEEYRNKAAEKGLTIETESPELAIYADEPRVRQVLENLVSNAIKFTEDGSVRVQAQTFGDFARFRVIDTGIGIPADRVDGIFEKFSQANTSDRRRAGGTGLGLAISKKFVEMHGGTIAVTSREGEGSEFSFTIPKHMVQKSRADVEQRAKPAA, encoded by the coding sequence ATGCCTCGTAAGACTTTGAACACAAGCAGTAGTTTCCGGCAGGGCTTTGGGTGGGCCCCGATTTACGTGGCGACCTCATTGATCGGAATACTTGTCGCTGGGGCTATTCTGTATTTCGTCGAACAGCGCAATCGCTCCGAGTATGAAAGTGAAATGCGTAGCAAGCTTCAGTATGAACTGAACAAAGCAGCGCTGGATCTATCGCTGGTTTTTCAGCGCAACGCGGATACGATCCGTGCGGTCTCTGCTCTGATCTCGATTGAGCCGGATATCTCGTTTGAAAGGTTCTCCGAGTTTTCAGAAAAGATTTTTGTCGATCACAATGACTTTCTGCAAATCGCCGCAGCACCGGATCTTGTGGTTGACCGCGTCTATCCGAACACGCTCGCGGACGGCTTACTGGGTCTCGATTACCGTGCACCTGGCAACGAAGAATTAATGGGGCATGTGCTTAGGGCGCGTAAAGCGCAGTCGGTGCTATTTTCAGGGCCGGTGGACTTGTTTCACGGCGGTCAAGGCGTGATTGGTCACGACGTCGTTTATCTTGAAGGCGCCAATGGCGAGCCTCAGTTCTGGGGGTCGATCAATCTTGTGATCGACTATGAAGAAGAATTGCACATCCTGGGTCTGGACGATGTTCCCTATCGCCTTGCGATCCGCGGCAAAGACGCGCGTGGCAGTCATGGGGCCATTTTCTGGGGAGACAGGTCCACCTTTGCGGCGGATCCCGTGTTCGCGACAGTGAACCTTCCGGTTGGATCCTGGGTTATGGCTGCTGCTCCTACTGGGGGCTGGCACAACTATTCAGCTAGCGTCACCCGGTTCTACGGTATTGTTGCCGGGACGACTCTGATTGTCATTCTGCTGCTCAGTGCGGCGACGCGTCTTGTCCAGTTGCGCATTCGGGCTGTGGCTCAGATGTCCAGTGCGATCAACTCGATCCAGGATGGCTTTGCCTATTACAACAGTGATGACCGACTGGTCGCTTGCAACGAAAAGTACCGCGATTTCCATGGTGGCGCCTCAAAACTTTTCACCGCAGGAACGAGGTTCGAGGACATCCTCCGGTCTGGCGTTTCTCGTGGCCACTATGCAGAGGCGATTGGGAACGAAGAGGAATGGCTTCAAAACCGCCTGGCCCAACACAGAGCGTCTGAAGGGGCCGTCGACCAAAAGCTCGACGATGGTCGTTGGGTGCGCATGTCAGAATCGCGCACGCCTGATGGCGGTACAGTGGGTTTCCTGATGGACATCACAGAACTGATGAATGCCAAGGAAGAGGCCGAGCGCGCCAATCTCGCGAAATCCGAGTTCCTGGACGTTATGAGCCACGAACTGCGCACGCCCCTCACTGTTGTTCTCGGCGGTACGCCCTTCTTGGTTAAGCCAGAGCTTTTGCCCGCAACCCAGAAAGTCACCGCGCGGCTCGCGTCTATGGGCGACGAGGCCGCGCCGATTGCAAAGGATGTCGACACGATGCTCACGTCCTACAAAAGTCTTGCAGGCAAGGTCGAGCGGTCAGCCAAGAGCCTCCTGACTCTGATCAATGAGGTTCTGGATTACTCCAAAATCGAAGCAGGCCGTATGAAGTTGGCACGCGAAATGACCTATTGTGACGAGATCATCGAAGATGTCGTCGAAGAATACCGTAACAAAGCGGCCGAAAAGGGACTCACAATCGAAACCGAATCCCCGGAATTGGCCATCTATGCGGACGAACCACGTGTGCGTCAGGTGCTTGAAAATCTGGTCAGCAACGCGATCAAATTCACGGAAGATGGCAGTGTTCGCGTACAGGCGCAGACGTTTGGCGACTTTGCGCGCTTCAGAGTGATCGATACCGGTATTGGGATCCCTGCAGACCGCGTCGACGGAATCTTTGAAAAATTCTCGCAAGCCAATACGTCCGATCGGCGTCGCGCTGGCGGAACTGGACTGGGCTTGGCCATTTCCAAGAAATTCGTCGAAATGCACGGTGGCACAATTGCTGTGACAAGCCGCGAAGGCGAGGGCAGCGAGTTTTCTTTCACCATTCCAAAGCACATGGTGCAAAAATCTCGGGCCGACGTGGAGCAACGCGCAAAACCGGCAGCATAA
- a CDS encoding chorismate mutase → MTDATARAAEILAEHRDSIDRLDAILVYTLGERFKHTQAVGKLKAEHALPPSDPARESLQIARLEDLAKKADLDPYFAKAFLNFIIGEVIRHHKKHQE, encoded by the coding sequence ATGACTGACGCCACCGCACGCGCGGCAGAAATCCTCGCCGAGCACCGCGACTCGATCGACCGTCTGGACGCGATCCTCGTCTATACTCTGGGCGAGCGGTTCAAACACACACAGGCCGTGGGCAAGCTAAAGGCTGAACACGCGCTGCCTCCGTCCGATCCTGCGCGCGAAAGCCTGCAGATCGCACGGCTCGAAGACCTGGCGAAAAAAGCCGACCTGGATCCCTACTTCGCCAAGGCTTTCCTCAATTTCATCATTGGGGAAGTCATCCGACATCACAAGAAACATCAGGAATAA
- the bluB gene encoding 5,6-dimethylbenzimidazole synthase, which produces MAAFSDAFQNDLDRLLKWRRDVRHFKTDPVDEALLTECLDAFLKAPSVGLSEPWRVVRVASDAARGAAFENFKEANDQALQGYSGEKAKLYAGLKLSGMHESPVQLAIYCDEATDKGAGLGAGTMPEMRRYSVVGAINLFWLTARAKGLGVGWVSILDPVRLNRDLDVPEDWSLVAYLCVGFPQEASDTPELEQQGWEDRRRALPVEVR; this is translated from the coding sequence ATGGCGGCGTTTTCTGACGCGTTCCAAAATGACCTCGACCGGTTGCTGAAATGGCGCCGCGACGTTCGCCATTTCAAAACCGATCCAGTGGACGAGGCGCTCTTAACGGAGTGCCTCGACGCGTTTTTAAAGGCCCCGTCGGTGGGTCTGTCAGAGCCTTGGCGTGTGGTGCGTGTCGCAAGCGACGCGGCGCGCGGGGCAGCTTTTGAGAATTTCAAAGAAGCCAATGATCAGGCGCTTCAGGGCTATTCCGGCGAGAAGGCCAAACTTTATGCGGGCCTGAAGCTCTCGGGTATGCACGAAAGCCCGGTGCAACTGGCGATTTATTGTGATGAGGCCACAGACAAGGGCGCAGGCCTTGGCGCAGGCACGATGCCCGAGATGCGCCGCTATTCTGTGGTCGGAGCGATCAACCTCTTTTGGCTGACCGCGCGGGCCAAGGGGCTTGGCGTGGGCTGGGTCTCGATTTTGGATCCGGTTCGGTTGAATAGGGATCTGGATGTGCCTGAGGACTGGTCGTTGGTGGCGTATTTATGCGTGGGCTTCCCGCAGGAGGCGTCCGATA
- the ffh gene encoding signal recognition particle protein yields the protein MFENLSERLSGVFDRLTKQGALSEDDVKAALREVRVALLEADVSLPVARDFVKAVQDKATGQAVTKSVTPGQQVVKIVHDELKHVLAGDAEDPGALKIDNPPAPILMVGLQGSGKTTTTGKLAKRLKEKDGKRVLLASLDIYRPAAMQQLEILGTQIGVDTLPIVQGESAVQIAKRAKQQATLGGYDVYMLDTAGRLQIDQTLMQEVEDVRDAVNPRETLLVVDGLTGQVAVEVAEEFDGKIGISGVVLTRMDGDGRGGAALSMRAVTGKPIKYVGLGEKMDALETFEPDRIAGRILGMGDIVALVEKAQETIEAEQAEKMMKRFQKGRFNMNDLKMQLEQMLKMGGMEGVMGMMPGMGKMAKQAQAAGMDDKILKQQIALIQSMTKKERANPQILQASRKKRIAKGAGMEVSDLNKLLKMQRQMSDMMKKMGKGGMLKQAMKGMFGKGGMPEMPAGMDPSAMDPKALEAAAKQLGAGGLGKGMPGGLPGLGGGALPPGLSGFGKKK from the coding sequence ATGTTTGAAAATCTCAGCGAACGCCTTTCTGGCGTCTTTGATCGGCTTACCAAGCAAGGCGCCCTGTCTGAGGATGACGTCAAAGCGGCTCTGCGCGAAGTGCGGGTTGCTCTGCTTGAGGCCGACGTCTCGCTTCCGGTTGCGCGTGATTTCGTCAAAGCGGTTCAGGATAAGGCCACAGGTCAAGCGGTCACGAAATCGGTTACGCCGGGCCAGCAGGTCGTCAAGATCGTCCATGACGAGCTGAAACATGTTCTGGCGGGTGACGCCGAAGATCCCGGCGCGCTCAAGATCGACAACCCACCCGCCCCGATCCTGATGGTCGGTCTGCAGGGCTCGGGTAAGACGACGACAACTGGTAAGCTCGCCAAACGTCTGAAGGAAAAAGACGGCAAACGCGTGCTTTTGGCGTCGCTAGACATCTACCGCCCGGCGGCGATGCAACAGCTTGAGATCCTTGGCACGCAGATTGGTGTGGACACCTTGCCTATCGTGCAAGGGGAAAGCGCGGTTCAAATTGCCAAACGCGCCAAACAACAGGCGACGCTTGGTGGCTATGACGTCTATATGCTCGACACCGCGGGCCGTTTGCAAATCGACCAGACCCTCATGCAAGAGGTCGAGGACGTCCGCGACGCGGTTAACCCGCGCGAGACGCTTTTGGTGGTTGATGGCCTGACCGGTCAGGTCGCCGTTGAGGTCGCCGAAGAGTTTGACGGCAAGATCGGAATCTCAGGCGTCGTTCTAACCCGAATGGACGGCGACGGCCGTGGCGGTGCGGCTTTGTCCATGCGCGCGGTCACCGGCAAGCCAATCAAATACGTCGGCCTCGGCGAAAAGATGGACGCGCTCGAAACCTTCGAGCCGGACCGGATCGCAGGCCGCATCCTTGGTATGGGCGACATTGTTGCTCTGGTCGAGAAGGCTCAGGAAACCATCGAGGCTGAACAAGCCGAAAAGATGATGAAGCGCTTCCAGAAGGGGCGCTTTAATATGAATGACCTGAAAATGCAGCTCGAGCAGATGCTCAAGATGGGCGGCATGGAAGGCGTCATGGGCATGATGCCCGGCATGGGCAAAATGGCGAAACAGGCGCAAGCGGCTGGGATGGATGACAAGATCCTGAAACAGCAGATCGCCCTGATCCAGTCCATGACCAAGAAAGAACGCGCCAACCCGCAGATCCTGCAGGCGTCGCGCAAAAAACGGATCGCCAAAGGCGCTGGCATGGAGGTCTCGGACCTCAACAAGCTGCTCAAGATGCAGCGTCAGATGTCAGACATGATGAAGAAAATGGGCAAAGGCGGCATGCTGAAACAGGCCATGAAGGGCATGTTTGGCAAAGGCGGCATGCCCGAGATGCCTGCGGGTATGGACCCATCCGCCATGGACCCCAAAGCGCTGGAAGCGGCGGCCAAACAACTGGGGGCCGGTGGCCTCGGCAAAGGCATGCCTGGCGGCCTGCCCGGCCTCGGCGGTGGCGCTCTGCCGCCAGGGCTCTCTGGATTTGGGAAAAAGAAATGA
- the rpsP gene encoding 30S ribosomal protein S16: protein MAMKIRLARGGSKKRPFYRIVAADSRMPRDGRFIEKLGTYNPLLPKDSEERVKMDVERIQYWVGQGAQVTDRVARFLEAAGVNAKTERNNPNKGTPGKKAQDRAEEKAAKAAEAAEAAAAPAEEAAAEE from the coding sequence ATGGCAATGAAAATTCGTCTCGCCCGCGGCGGTTCCAAAAAGCGTCCTTTTTACCGCATCGTAGCAGCGGACTCCCGCATGCCACGCGACGGCCGCTTCATCGAGAAGCTCGGCACCTACAACCCTCTGCTGCCTAAAGACAGCGAAGAGCGCGTGAAAATGGACGTTGAGCGCATCCAGTATTGGGTTGGTCAAGGCGCACAGGTTACCGACCGTGTCGCACGCTTCCTGGAAGCGGCTGGCGTGAACGCGAAGACCGAGCGTAACAACCCGAACAAAGGTACGCCTGGTAAAAAAGCACAAGACCGTGCGGAAGAAAAAGCAGCTAAAGCCGCGGAAGCAGCCGAAGCAGCAGCGGCTCCTGCTGAAGAAGCAGCGGCAGAAGAGTAA
- a CDS encoding FMN-dependent NADH-azoreductase — translation MSHTVLHIDASARQQDSVSRRLSADIVAKLDATEVIRRDLAEPLPLLDEGWVTSTFIPPQDRTDAQAEALAFSDTIVEELQKADTIVIGTPIYNFSGPAVLKAWVDQVARAGVTFRYTENGPVGLLADKKVIVAVASGGVQIGSPADFLTPHLKVFFGFLGLQDVTFVNAETVETLDLAA, via the coding sequence ATGTCCCATACTGTTCTGCACATCGACGCCTCTGCGCGCCAACAAGATTCTGTCTCTCGTCGTCTGTCTGCCGATATTGTCGCCAAACTCGACGCGACCGAAGTGATCCGTCGCGACCTCGCCGAGCCACTTCCGCTTTTGGATGAGGGCTGGGTGACATCCACGTTCATTCCACCGCAAGACCGCACCGACGCACAGGCCGAAGCGCTGGCGTTCTCGGACACGATTGTCGAAGAGCTGCAGAAAGCCGACACGATCGTGATTGGCACGCCGATCTACAATTTCTCGGGTCCGGCGGTTCTGAAAGCCTGGGTCGATCAGGTGGCCCGTGCCGGCGTAACTTTCCGCTATACTGAAAACGGTCCGGTGGGTCTTTTGGCGGACAAGAAAGTCATCGTTGCCGTCGCTTCCGGAGGCGTTCAGATCGGCTCTCCGGCTGACTTCCTGACGCCGCATCTGAAGGTGTTCTTCGGCTTCCTTGGCCTGCAGGATGTGACCTTCGTGAATGCCGAAACCGTCGAGACACTTGATCTGGCGGCGTAA